The Papio anubis isolate 15944 chromosome 1, Panubis1.0, whole genome shotgun sequence genome window below encodes:
- the LOC108580392 gene encoding uncharacterized protein LOC108580392 isoform X2: MASGPQVPTSVTTVAVPMAWDVESLALCLRTLLTEDMYRLDPTVPRMPFREEDPRTSQHLEEIRGVGTPKKLREQHTAVEEYQQEFIAKWRSLDLDVLLVPVLGSAFYIGSSFLAQWVLVGLRLGVQDS, translated from the exons ATGGCCTCTGGACCGCAGGTTCCCACCTCAG TGACCACAGTGGCGGTCCCCATGGCCTGGGACGTGGAGAGCCTGGCGCTGTGCCTGCGAACCCTGCTGACTGAAGACATGTACCGACTGGACCCCACTGTGCCCCGGATGCCCTTCAGGGAGGAG GATCCCCGAACTAGCCAGCATCTTGAAGAGATTCGTGGAGTGGG GACACCCAAGAAACTGCGGGAGCAGCACACAGCAGTGGAG GAATATCAGCAAGAGTTCATAGCCAAGTGGAGGTCCCTGGACCTGGATGTCCTGCTGGTGCCAGTTCTGGGCTCTGCCTTCTATATAGGCTCTTCCTTCCTAGCACAATGGGTCCTGGTGGGGTTGAGACTGGGAGTCCAGGACTCCTga
- the LOC108580392 gene encoding vitamin D3 hydroxylase-associated protein-like isoform X1: MLSVLSTSAGTCTERHRCVCSYACRGVWGVMWSVWEWALAGPSLKSAYSISSLQEPALDPQPILELPLAELAQQLRTEELSLESILCSYLEQALKVHQEVNYLMDFLGECKEELQALKKLKTSERGLLYGVPMSLKDTYDCMGHDSTCLLAQFPEKPATEDGVIVKVLKAQGAIPFVQTNIPQTLLSFECSNPIYGQTLNPLNLKKTCGGSSRGEGALMAERGSILDMGTDTGDSICISASFCGVYGLWTAGSHLRYPLMVVVGWVWTCLEELGEVEGSAPPINFHLPSSVLGEVDRRASNNSCSSHAKHTMFCPGSSNVINVEVINDLPLINPSVH; the protein is encoded by the exons ATGCTTTCAGTGCTAAGCACGAGTGCCGGAACATGTACTGAGCGACACAGATGTGTGTGCAGCTATGCGTGTAGGGGAGTATGGGGTGTCATGTGGAGTGTGTGGGAGTGGGCCTTAGCGGGTCCATCTTTGAAATCTGCCTACTCCATCTCATCTCTGCAGGAGCCAGCCCTGGACCCCCAGCCAATCCTGGAGCTGCCCCTGGCAGAGCTGGCCCAGCAGCTTCGGACTGAAGAGCTGAGTCTGGAGAGTATCCTCTGTAGCTACTTAGAGCAG GCACTGAAGGTGCACCAGGAGGTGAACTACCTGATGGATTTCCTGGGGGAATGTAAGGAGGAACTGCAGGCATTGAAGAAGCTTAAGACGAGTGAGAGAGGTCTTCTCTATGGGGTCCCCATGAGCCTCAAGGACACCTATGACTGCATG GGCCATGACTCTACTTGCCTCCTGGCCCAGTTCCCGGAGAAGCCTGCAACCGAGGACGGGGTCATTGTGAAAGTGCTCAAGGCCCAAGGAGCCATCCCCTTTGTTCAGACCAACATCCCACAGACGCTGCTCAG CTTTGAGTGCAGCAACCCCATCTATGGCCAGACGTTGAACCCACTGAACTTAAAGAAGACATGTGGGGGCTCCTCACGGGGAGAGGGAGCTCTGATGGCAGAAAGAGGGTCCATCCTAGACATGGGTACTGACACAGGTGACAGCATCTGCATATCAGCCAGCTTCTGTGGTGTTTATGGCCTCTGGACCGCAGGTTCCCACCTCAGGTACCcattgatggtggtggtggggtgggttTGGACCTGCCTAGAGGAACTAGGGGAAGTAGAGGGGTCTGCTCCTCCCATCAACTTTCATCTACCCAGCTCAGTACTAGGGGAAGTGGATAGGAGGGCTTCAAATAACTCCTGCAGTAGCCATGCCAAACATACCATGTTTTGTCCAGGCAGCAGCAATGTAATTAATGTAGAAGTAATTAATGACCTTCCACTCATTAATCCATcagttcattaa